The following proteins are encoded in a genomic region of Helicobacter sp. MIT 21-1697:
- the ispG gene encoding flavodoxin-dependent (E)-4-hydroxy-3-methylbut-2-enyl-diphosphate synthase, translating into MQRVKTKQIFVGNVPVGGDAPISVQSMTFSKTCDIEATKAQLERLYFVGADMVRVAVSDPKDAAALQSLKKISPLPLIADIHFRYKFALIAAESVDCIRINPGNIGSKDRIKAVADACNARGIPIRIGVNGGSLEKPFEQKYGATPKGMVESALYNIKLLEDFGFTNIKVSLKASDVLRTMEAYRMLRPLVDYPFHLGVTEAGTLHHSMIKSAMALGGLLMEGIGDTMRISITGELEEEIKVARMILQYSGRQKSGVTIVSCPTCGRIEANLVKMVQEVESRIKHIKTPLQVSVMGCAVNALGEAKHADIAIAFGNKDGLIIKGGKILCKLKEDQLLERFIAEVEELAKQREEV; encoded by the coding sequence GTGCAAAGAGTAAAAACAAAACAAATTTTTGTAGGAAATGTGCCTGTTGGTGGTGATGCACCTATTAGTGTGCAGAGTATGACTTTTAGTAAAACTTGTGATATAGAGGCGACAAAAGCGCAACTTGAGAGATTATATTTTGTCGGTGCAGATATGGTGCGTGTGGCAGTGAGCGACCCAAAAGACGCCGCTGCACTTCAATCTCTAAAAAAAATCTCGCCACTGCCCTTAATTGCAGATATTCATTTTAGATATAAATTTGCACTCATTGCAGCAGAGAGTGTGGATTGCATTCGCATTAATCCGGGTAATATCGGCTCAAAAGATAGAATCAAGGCTGTGGCTGATGCGTGTAATGCACGAGGCATACCTATTCGCATTGGCGTGAATGGTGGCAGTTTGGAGAAGCCCTTTGAGCAAAAATATGGTGCAACGCCCAAAGGTATGGTTGAATCTGCGTTGTATAACATTAAGCTTTTAGAGGATTTTGGATTCACAAATATCAAAGTTTCACTCAAAGCAAGTGATGTGTTGCGCACAATGGAAGCATATAGAATGTTGCGTCCATTGGTGGATTATCCTTTTCATTTAGGCGTTACAGAGGCTGGGACATTACATCATTCAATGATAAAAAGTGCTATGGCATTAGGTGGGTTACTTATGGAGGGCATTGGTGATACGATGAGAATCTCCATAACAGGCGAACTTGAGGAAGAAATTAAAGTTGCGCGTATGATACTTCAATATAGCGGACGACAAAAAAGCGGAGTAACAATCGTATCTTGTCCGACTTGTGGGCGCATTGAAGCGAATCTTGTTAAAATGGTGCAAGAAGTAGAATCTCGCATTAAACATATTAAAACGCCTTTGCAAGTGAGCGTAATGGGTTGTGCTGTGAATGCTTTAGGTGAGGCAAAACACGCAGACATTGCCATTGCTTTTGGGAACAAAGATGGGCTGATTATCAAAGGAGGGAAGATTCTCTGCAAACTGAAAGAAGACCAATTGCTTGAGCGATTTATTGCAGAAGTGGAGGAGCTTGCCAAGCAAAGAGAGGAAGTATAA
- a CDS encoding glutamate-5-semialdehyde dehydrogenase — MQDIEVMLISAKRSARILERLSDEQRNAVLESMADRIESQSKIICEANARDISAAQNLPLAMRKRLELNSAKVRFMADSIRDIAKLPCTTGQVIKSWKNKAGLEIAQVSVPLGVIGVIYESRPNVTSDVSALCFKSGNVCVLKGGKEAFYSNMAILQALHSALEQHSLPKECISMIEDTSREGILEFVKMDKYVDLLIPRGGEGLIEFVKHNATIPIIKHDKGVCHTYIHEKAQQDKAQEIVLNAKLSYPAACNACECVILDEVLVEQFLPTLLQKLRESGVRVMFENEEWLKNWGVADDGLADFNKEWGDKILNLKVVSGINEALEHIAHYGSSHSECIITQDEQVAQIFMRAVDAACVYWNASTRFSDGGEFGFGAEVGISTSKIHARGPMGIESLRSYKYCITGNGQVR; from the coding sequence ATGCAAGATATAGAAGTAATGCTCATATCTGCAAAACGCAGTGCAAGGATATTAGAGCGTTTGAGTGATGAGCAAAGAAATGCAGTGCTTGAATCTATGGCAGATAGGATAGAATCTCAAAGTAAGATAATATGTGAAGCAAATGCTAGAGACATAAGTGCAGCGCAGAATCTACCTTTGGCAATGCGCAAAAGATTGGAATTAAATAGTGCAAAAGTGCGCTTTATGGCGGATTCTATCCGTGATATTGCAAAGCTTCCTTGCACAACAGGGCAGGTGATAAAAAGTTGGAAAAACAAGGCAGGATTAGAGATTGCACAAGTGAGTGTGCCACTTGGTGTCATTGGTGTCATTTATGAATCTCGCCCTAATGTTACAAGCGATGTAAGTGCATTATGCTTTAAAAGTGGGAATGTATGTGTGCTCAAAGGTGGCAAGGAAGCATTTTACTCAAATATGGCGATACTTCAAGCACTCCATAGTGCATTAGAGCAACATTCTCTCCCTAAAGAATGTATCAGTATGATAGAGGATACTTCGCGTGAGGGAATTTTAGAATTTGTCAAAATGGATAAATATGTGGATTTACTCATACCACGAGGGGGAGAGGGCTTGATTGAGTTTGTTAAACATAATGCGACAATTCCAATTATCAAGCACGATAAAGGTGTGTGCCATACATATATCCACGAAAAAGCACAACAAGATAAAGCACAAGAGATAGTGCTTAATGCAAAGCTAAGCTATCCAGCAGCGTGTAATGCGTGTGAATGTGTGATTCTTGATGAGGTGCTTGTGGAGCAATTTTTGCCAACATTGCTTCAAAAACTACGAGAATCAGGTGTGCGTGTGATGTTTGAAAATGAAGAGTGGCTTAAAAATTGGGGTGTTGCAGATGATGGTTTAGCTGATTTTAATAAAGAATGGGGTGATAAGATTCTTAATCTTAAAGTTGTAAGTGGCATTAATGAGGCGCTAGAACATATCGCGCATTATGGCTCTTCACATTCTGAATGTATCATCACGCAAGATGAGCAAGTCGCACAAATTTTTATGCGTGCAGTTGATGCGGCGTGTGTGTATTGGAATGCTTCTACACGATTTAGCGATGGTGGGGAGTTTGGCTTTGGTGCAGAGGTGGGCATTTCTACCTCTAAGATTCACGCACGAGGTCCTATGGGTATAGAATCTTTGCGCAGTTATAAGTATTGTATTACAGGCAATGGACAAGTGAGGTAG